One segment of Primulina tabacum isolate GXHZ01 chromosome 6, ASM2559414v2, whole genome shotgun sequence DNA contains the following:
- the LOC142549574 gene encoding G-type lectin S-receptor-like serine/threonine-protein kinase At5g35370: MESSATTGTVAWSLPLLLISFPNPRIAIIFLLCILFPSALSAPVSSSISPNFTATYYHYIDSSGAFLGSRDGSFQARIINLKPENRSFYLLVVHVSSGAVIWSANRNTPISESSEFQFSSDGMTVFNDQKKPIWSTPRNLTPVSSLQLLESGNLVMLDAANNTVWGSFDFPADVIVAGQQLKVGKSLVASYQNGDLAEGSYSFVVGKTDAMLQWNGMNYWELSMTTNVVRNTNWDVEYMVMNYTGVYLMGKNGAQVVFRIALHGSDDVVDNPAAFRIMKLDSRGVFSVSKFSTGGSNKQEFKVPDDSCRIPFTCGKLGYCTNGGTCQCAPGFHGDPRTGNGICVPTDGSLALPGPCHGSQPNITNIKYSPLGVDVDYFSNDFSNPVLHYVNLTACMNLCSGNCSCLGFFYSQGSGSCYVIENQIGSMTTKLSSPTNKDRLGYIKTIVVGTQIGVKESEKSDFPILAAILLPSSGVMVIAMVAFLIWLRRRRIKRRWISKNINSKLGRGNSMSAEEEMDFISIPGLPVRFEYEGLVKATDCFKTQIGSGGFGTVYKGTLEDGTDVAVKKITCLGAQGRREFLAEILVIGKIHYINLVRLKGFCAQGGQKFLVYEYMNRGSLDVALFHGEPVMEWKERYEIALGTARGLAYLHTGCEHKIIHCDVKPENILLHDKSQVKISDFGLSKLLSPEESNLFTTLRGTRGYLAPEWLTSSAISDKTDVYSYGMVLLEIIRGKKNSFQARSANSGTDSNRRNSQSSPSSVESGQRPIYFPLFALNMHEEGRYMELADPRLMGRVARQEVEKLVRIALCCVQEEPNLRPSMAHVVKMLEGVMPLGEPRIESLNFLRFYGRRFTEESRLGESNEQNELRLYRQPTGTNTSSSYNSLSYMSSQEVSGPR; this comes from the coding sequence ATGGAGTCCTCCGCCACCACCGGCACCGTTGCTTGGTCACTTCCGCTTCTTTTGATTTCTTTTCCCAACCCAAGAATTGCCATCATCTTCTTGCTCTGTATACTCTTCCCCTCAGCTCTGTCCGCACCGGTTTCGTCTTCAATTAGCCCAAACTTCACGGCTACTTACTACCATTACATCGATTCCTCGGGTGCATTTTTGGGTTCTCGTGACGGATCTTTCCAGGCCCGGATAATTAACCTGAAACCCGAAAACCGATCTTTCTACCTCCTTGTTGTTCACGTTTCTTCAGGAGCTGTTATCTGGTCTGCGAATCGCAATACCCCGATTTCAGAATCGTCTGAATTCCAGTTTTCAAGCGATGGGATGACTGTTTTCAACGATCAGAAGAAACCCATTTGGTCAACGCCGCGGAATCTTACTCCGGTTTCTTCTCTGCAGCTGCTTGAATCTGGCAACCTGGTCATGCTCGACGCTGCTAACAATACCGTGTGGGGAAGTTTTGATTTCCCCGCTGACGTGATTGTTGCTGGACAACAATTGAAGGTCGGAAAATCGTTGGTGGCCTCTTATCAAAATGGGGATTTAGCTGAGGGCAGCTATTCATTTGTAGTTGGAAAAACCGACGCGATGCTGCAGTGGAATGGGATGAATTACTGGGAACTATCAATGACAACTAATGTTGTCAGGAATACTAATTGGGATGTTGAGTACATGGTGATGAATTATACAGGAGTGTATTTGATGGGAAAAAATGGTGCACAAGTTGTATTTAGAATTGCGTTGCATGGTTCTGATGATGTTGTAGACAACCCAGCGGCTTTTCGGATCATGAAGTTGGATTCTAGAGGGGTTTTTAGTGTTTCAAAATTTAGTACAGGTGGATCAAACAAGCAAGAATTCAAGGTTCCAGATGATAGCTGCCGAATCCCATTTACATGTGGGAAGCTTGGATATTGTACTAATGGAGGAACATGTCAGTGTGCACCGGGTTTTCACGGTGATCCCAGGACCGGCAATGGGATTTGTGTGCCAACGGATGGATCTTTGGCTTTGCCAGGTCCTTGTCATGGATCACAGCCGAATATAACCAACATAAAGTATTCGCCATTGGGTGTTGATGTGGATTATTTCTCCAATGACTTTTCCAATCCTGTTTTACATTATGTGAATCTAACTGCCTGTATGAATCTGTGTTCTGGCAACTGTTCTTGTTTGGGGTTTTTCTACAGCCAGGGTTCTGGATCATGTTACGTGATCGAAAACCAAATAGGTTCCATGACAACAAAATTGAGCTCGCCCACGAATAAGGATAGATTAGGATACATTAAAACTATTGTTGTGGGAACTCAAATAGGTGTTAAGGAGAGCGAGAAATCAGATTTCCCCATTTTGGCAGCGATATTGCTTCCATCATCAGGGGTTATGGTCATCGCCATGGTAGCATTTCTGATTTGGTTGAGGAGAAGGCGGATAAAGAGAAGGTGGATTAGTAAAAACATAAATTCAAAGTTGGGCCGTGGTAATTCCATGTCTGCTGAGGAAGAGATGGATTTTATTTCCATACCTGGTTTGCCGGTGAGATTCGAGTATGAAGGTCTTGTAAAAGCAACAGATTGTTTTAAGACTCAAATTGGTTCTGGTGGATTTGGTACAGTATATAAAGGTACCCTTGAAGATGGGACAGATGTAGCAGTGAAGAAAATCACTTGTTTGGGAGCACAAGGGAGACGAGAATTCTTGGCGGAGATTTTGGTTATCGGGAAGATTCACTACATCAATTTGGTGAGATTGAAGGGGTTTTGTGCTCAAGGAGGGCAGAAATTCTTAGTCTACGAGTATATGAATCGAGGATCATTGGATGTCGCACTTTTTCATGGTGAACCTGTTATGGAATGGAAGGAGAGATATGAAATAGCTCTTGGAACAGCGAGAGGGTTGGCATATTTACACACTGGATGTGAGCACAAGATCATTCACTGTGATGTCAAGCCAGAGAACATTCTCTTGCACGACAAATCTCAGGTGAAAATTTCTGATTTTGGGCTCTCAAAGCTGTTGAGTCCTGAAGAATCGAACTTGTTTACAACTCTTAGAGGCACTCGGGGTTACCTAGCTCCTGAATGGCTAACAAGTTCGGCAATTTCAGACAAAACAGATGTATATAGCTATGGAATGGTGCTTCTAGAAATCATAAGAGGAAAGAAGAATTCCTTTCAAGCGAGGAGTGCTAATTCAGGGACTGACAGTAATAGGAGGAACAGCCAGTCATCTCCTTCATCGGTAGAATCTGGGCAAAGACCAATTTACTTCCCCCTATTTGCATTAAACATGCACGAGGAAGGACGTTACATGGAGCTGGCAGATCCAAGGCTGATGGGCAGGGTTGCAAGACAGGAGGTAGAGAAACTCGTGCGAATTGCTCTGTGCTGTGTGCAAGAAGAACCCAACTTAAGGCCTTCAATGGCCCATGTGGTCAAAATGTTAGAAGGTGTAATGCCTTTGGGAGAACCGAGAATAGAATCGCTCAACTTTTTGAGGTTCTACGGACGGAGATTCACCGAGGAGTCTAGATTGGGAGAAAGCAACGAGCAGAACGAGCTAAGGTTGTACAGACAACCAACGGGTACTAACACTAGCAGCTCATACAACTCTCTCTCTTACATGTCATCTCAAGAAGTCTCAGGTCCTAGATAG